The following proteins are encoded in a genomic region of Nicotiana sylvestris chromosome 4, ASM39365v2, whole genome shotgun sequence:
- the LOC104220358 gene encoding putative GEM-like protein 3, which translates to MEQPNGVATETDQKNISGQDSDRIPKPDPRPDLEQIQLQDNIAAIDEKQNGESANGLNKSKKSVSWSEELVMESPAPRSMPSDDRGSNPYVAYSPAPSDNSSSFNIKNTMESVKGVLGRWGKKVGEATKKAEDLAGNTWQHLKTGPSLADAALGRIAQGTKVLAEGGYDKIFRQTFETVPEEQLQNSFACYLSTSAGPVMGVLYVSTAKLAFCSDNPLSYKAEDKTEWSYYKVVIPLHQLKAINPSSSRTNPSERYVQTISVDNHEFWFMGFLNYTGAVNCLQEALQARNLV; encoded by the exons ATGGAGCAGCCAAACGGAGTAGCGACAGAGACGGATCAGAAAAATATCTCGGGTCAGGATTCGGATCGAATTCCGAAACCGGATCCGCGACCCGATTTAGAGCAAATTCAACTACAGGACAATATTGCCGCTATCGATGAGAAACAAAATGGCGAATCGGCGAACGGTTTGAATAAGTCGAAGAAATCGGTGAGCTGGAGCGAGGAATTGGTGATGGAATCTCCGGCGCCGAGATCTATGCCTTCCGATGACCGTGGATCGAATCCTTATGTGGCTTATTCTCCTGCTCCGTCCGACAATTCATCTTCCTTCAACATAAAAA ATACAATGGAGAGTGTCAAAGGTGTGCTTGGTAGATGGGGGAAGAAGGTTGGTGAAGCAACTAAGAAAGCTGAGGATCTTGCTGGCAACACATGGCAACATT TGAAAACAGGCCCTAGTCTTGCTGATGCTGCCTTGGGAAGAATTGCTCAGGGAACAAAGGTTCTAGCAGAAGGTGGCTATGACAAGATATTTCGCCAAACATTTGAGACTGTTCCTGAGGAGCAACTTCAGAATTCATTTGCATGTTACTTATCCACATCAGCTGGTCCGGTTATGGGAGTATTATATGTCTCCACAGCTAAGCTTGCATTTTGTAGTGATAACCCTCTCTCCTATAAAGCAGAAGACAAGACTGAATGGAGCTATTACAAG GTAGTTATCCCATTGCATCAGCTTAAGGCAATTAATCCTTCATCAAGCAGGACCAATCCATCCGAAAGATATGTCCAGACTATATCTGTCGATAACCATGAATTTTGGTTTATGGGATTTCTAAATTACACTGGTGCAGTGAATTGCCTGCAGGAGGCATTACAAGCACGCAACTTAGTGTGA